DNA sequence from the Candidatus Effluviviaceae Genus I sp. genome:
GTTGACATCCCCGACAGCAAGAGGATCGTCGTGGCCCTCACGTACATCTACGGGATCGGCCGCACGTCCTCCGAGAAGATCCTGAAGCAGGCCGGCGTTGACGAGAGCATCCGCGTGAAGGACCTCTCCGCCGACCAGATCAACAGGATCCGTCAGACCATAGAGACCGGTCACCGCGTGGAGGGCGCGCTGAGGACGGAGATCGCCCTCGGTCTCAAGCGTCTGAAGGACATCGGGTGCTACCGCGGATGGCGGCACAGACGCGGCCTGCCGGTCCGTGGGCAGAGGACGAGGACGAACGCCCGCACCCGCAAGGGGCCGAAGAAGACCGTCGCGGGCAAGAAGAAGAAGGCCGGGAAGAAGGGCTAGCGCCTAGGAGGTTCCTGAGTTGGCTCAGAAGAAGAAGGGACAGGTCGAGCCCGACGGCGTTGCTCACATCCGCGCGAGCTTCAACAACACGATCGTGACGCTGACCGACATGCGCGGCAACACGATCTCGTGGGCGAGCGCCGGGAGGGCCGGATTCAAGGGGTCCAAGAAGAGCACGGGGTTCGTGGCCCAGGTCGTCGGGAGCAGCGCGGCCGAGCAGGCGATGGCGCGGGGGCTTCGGCGGGTTGAGGCGCAGGTGACGGGGCCTGGCCCGGGCCGCGAGCCGGCGATCCGCGCCCTGCAGGCGGCGGGGCTCAAGATCACAGCGATCCGCGACATGACGCCTATCCCACACAACGGATGCCGCCCTGCGAAGAAGCGGCGCATCTAGCACGGAGGTTCCGTAGATGGCGACGTACAGCGGTGCCCGGTGCAAGACCTGCCGGCGCCACGGACTGAAGCTCTTCCTGAAGGGCCAGCGGTGCATGACCGACAAGTGCGCCTTCGAGCGGCGCGCCTACGCGCCCGGCGAGCACGGGCAGCGGCGTCGGAGCAAGCCCACGGACTACGGCATCCAGCTCAGGGAGAAGCAGAAGGCCAAGCGGACCTACGGGGTCCTCGAGAGGCAGTTCAGAAAGTACTACGAGCAGGCGGAGCGGCAGAAGGGCGTCACGGGAGAGAACCTCCTGCGGCTCCTGGAGCGGCGCCTCGA
Encoded proteins:
- the rpsK gene encoding 30S ribosomal protein S11, translated to MAQKKKGQVEPDGVAHIRASFNNTIVTLTDMRGNTISWASAGRAGFKGSKKSTGFVAQVVGSSAAEQAMARGLRRVEAQVTGPGPGREPAIRALQAAGLKITAIRDMTPIPHNGCRPAKKRRI
- the rpsM gene encoding 30S ribosomal protein S13, which translates into the protein MARIVGVDIPDSKRIVVALTYIYGIGRTSSEKILKQAGVDESIRVKDLSADQINRIRQTIETGHRVEGALRTEIALGLKRLKDIGCYRGWRHRRGLPVRGQRTRTNARTRKGPKKTVAGKKKKAGKKG